The region GCTTTTCCAGTCCGCACGAAGAAGATGATCTGATGGCGCAAACGCTCCGAGCAGTTCGGGCAATTCGAGGAGGAACACTCCCGGCGGAATCGATCCAAGGCGCGACGCGTCGGATCAAGATATCCGAAGACATCCACATCGCGCTGGAACACGTGTGTTCCGCGGTCGAGAGCATTGTGGAGTGGATGGAACAGGAAGCGCGGCCTCACGCTGAGGCGACCCAACTCGTCGGCAACCTGCGCAAGGCGGGCGATGCCCTGGCGCGCTGCGCCGCCGAATATCCGCTTGAGATGGTGCTCGAGAAGGAAGACCTGCCTTCGTAACCGGCCCGCCGCGGACGCGACGGGCCCGCCGCTACTCCCCCGCCGCGCTCCCTTTCAACGCTGCGGGGCGGCGCACGGCGGTGCGCGCGCGCGGAGACGACTTCCCGGTCTCGCGGTCCGCGACCTTGCTCGCCCCGTAGCTGTCGGGTTTGGTCACCGCGGCGTAGCCGCTGCCCTGGACCATGCCGACGACCTCGCGAATCACCCGCTTGGTCTCCCCGCGGTCGCCGACGTCCAGATGAATCTCCACGGGCAGTTCGCTGTAACCGTTCTTCGCGAGTTCGGCGCTGAGCTGGCTTGCCGTCTCCAGGCTGAGCGAGGTTTCGTAGAGAATGCGCTGTCGCAGGCTCTCGATCTTGCGGTTTCGGAACTTGTGGTAGAAATACCGCCCCCCGCGACCGACGCGATGCACCACGACGGCGGTCACGAAACAGGTGTCGTCGCCTAGCAGGGAGTCCGTCCCGATGATCAGGTGGTACCGTTGGTCCGGCTGTTCCTGCATGTAGCCGACGAGCTGTTGGAACATGCGTTCGAAGCTGAGCCTACCGTATGTAGGGCTGACGAACTCCATACCCTCACCGCGCCCAGTATAACCAAGGGATCGGAACCAGGCAAGTGACCGTGCGGACGCGCAGGCCGGCTACAGCTCGCGGCGTCCCTCCAGCGCGCGAGCCAGCGTCACCTCGTCCGCGTACTCCAGATCGCCGCCAACGGGTAACCCGTGCGCGATCCGGGTGACCCGGACCCCGAGGGGCTTGAGCACTTTGGACAGATAGAGCGCTGTGGCTTCGCCCTCCACGCGGGGATTCGTGGCGACGATGACCTCGCAGACCTCGCCCGTGGAGACGCGATGCAGCAGTTCGGTGATGCGCAGGTCGTCCGGTCCGATCCCGTCCAGGGGGGAGATCGCACCCTGCAGGACGTGATAGACGCCCTTGAACTCGCGCGTGCGCTCCATCGCGGCGATGTCCCGCGCGTCCTCGACGACGCAGATCACCGACCGGTCCCGCTGCGGATTGGTGCACAGCGCGCACGGGTCGGCCTCGGTGATGTTGCCGCACACGGAGCAGTGACGGATCCGACGTTTGCATTCCAGAATCGCCTCGGCAAGAGCCTCGGCGTCCTGCGCCGACATCGAGAGCATGTGGAACGCGAGACGCTGCGCGGTCTTCGGACCGACCGTGGGCAGCTTCCCCAGCTCCTCGATCAGCCGGGCGAGCGGCGGCGCGTACGTGAACACCGCGGACTCACGCGCCGGGGCCGGGCAGACCGGGAATCTGGAGCCCCCCGGTCACGGCCTTCATGCGCTCGGCGGCCAGGTCCCGGGCCTTCCGAAGGGCTTCCCCGGACGCCGCGACGACCAGATCCTCGAGCATCGAGACGTCGCTCGGGTCGACGACGCTAGGGTCGATCGTGATCGAGACGAGATCCCCGTGCCCGTTCGCGATTGCGCGGACGACACCGCCGCCAGCGGTCCCCTCGACGCGTTCGCCCGACAGCGCCTCTTGGACCCGGGCCATCTCTTCCTGGACCTTCTGAACCTGCTTCAGCATCTTCTGCATGTTGAACATGCGTCACTCCCCATGGTGCGTAGGACGCTCGGCGCCCCGAACCAGCGCCGGGCCTCGCCACGGCCGCCCTTACTCGGGGCGCCGGACCTCCTGCACGGGATTGCCGAACCGGCGCACCGCCTCCGAGACCAACACATCATCGGCTGCGCCGGGGGCCTCGGGAGGCACCTCCTGCGCCGGCGGCGGGGTGTCATCGAGCGTAAACCGCACGCGCATCGGCGCACCAAACACGCGCGCCAGCGCATCCTCCACGATCCGGCGGGTCTTGAGGTCCTGAAGGCTCTCCATGTGGAACCGGTGCCGCACCGCAAGCACCAGCTCGGTGCCAGACAGCTCACGGGGCGTGCTCTCCAGGAGAAACGCGTGGACCGTGCGAGTGCGCTGCTTCACCTCCTCCATCACGTGGCCCCACCGGGCACGGAGCAACTCGAAGCTCACGCCGCCCTCGGACGCAGCGTCGCGGGCGGCCACCTGCCCGGGAGACGCCCCAGCGCCGGGCGGCTCGGGCGCGGCGGCTCCGCGCGCCCCCGCCGGATCCGATCGTGAACCCGCGGAGGCGCTGGCCTGCGATTCCTCGACCGCCCCCGTCGAGTCAGCCCCGGCGTCGCTGCGCGACGGGTCGCGACGGGGCGCGCCCGCAGTTCTCGGCGCGGCCGAGCGTGAGGCGCCGCCGCGCCGCCCCTGCCCGGCGTCGTCTCCAGAGGACGGGGCGCCGGTCGCGGGACCCTCCGAGCGCGGCGGCGCGGCCGCACCGTCTCCGGCCGGTCGATCGCGCCGCCGCTCGAGCGCCTCCACCCGCGCTGTCAACCCGTCGAGCGTCGGATCCATCTCCGGGCGGCTCACCCGCAGCAGCGCCATCTCGAGCGCAATCCGCGGCTGGGTCGTCAGCCTGGCTTCCGCCTCGGCGGCGGCGAGCATCCGGATCTTCTGGATGATCGCCGCCGGGGCGAGCCGCGCGCTCTGCGCGCGCAGGGAAGCCAGCCGAGCGTCGCTCGTCTCGACGACCCCCCGGGGCTCGTCGACCACCGCAACCACGAGGAGATCCCGGAACTGCTCGATGAGACTCCTGAGGATCTGGCGGACATCACGGCCCTCGTCGATCACGCGGGCCGCGATCACCAAGCACCGCGCGCCATCGCCGCCGATGATGGCGTCCGCCAGTTCCTGCGTCACTTCCTCCTCGATCACGCCGAGCACCGCCAGCACGTCGGCCGTGGTCACGGTTCCCTGGCAAAAGGCGCTGAGCTGGTCGAGCAGGCTCTCAGCGTCCCGCAACGCGCCGTCCGCGCTCCGTGCGATCAGATGGAGCGCATCCTCCTCGACAGTGAACCCCTCCGACGTCGCGATGGCGCGCAGGCGGTCGACGATCGTGGCCTGAGGAATACGTTTGAAGTCGAAGCGCTGGGTGCGCGACGTGATCGTCGGCGGGAGCCGGTGCGGCTCGGTTGTCACGAGGACGAGCACGGCGTGCGCCGGTGGCTCCTCGAGCGTCTTCAGCAGCGCGTTGGCCGCCTCCGTCGTCAACATGTGCGCCTCGTCGATGATGTACACGTTGTACCGGCTCCCGACGGGGACGCGCGAGATCTTCTCGCGGAGATCGCGGATCTCGTCGATGCCGCGGTTGCTCGCCGCGTCGATCTCAATGACGTCGAGCGAGGCGCCCTCGCTGATCGCGCGACAGTTCGCGCACACGTTGCATGGCGTCGGCGTGGGACCGCGTTCGCAGTTCAGCGCCTTCGCGAGTAACCGCGCCGTGGTCGTCTTGCCGGTGCCGCGGTACCCGCAGAACAGATACGCGTGCACGATGCGGTTCGATGCGATGGCGTTCTGAAGCGTGCGGGTCACACGCTCCTGGCCGAACACATCCTCGAACGTCTGCGGCCGCCATTTCCGGTAGAAGGACACATGAGACACGCGGACGTCCACCTCGCGCAGGTCTTGCGACGTATTCGCCGAACCTTACCGGCACTCCTGGAGGTGCAGCATCGGACCGCGATTGCTCGCGCTGGTTTCCCTTACGATCGCGGTCGGCATCTTCTTCGACGCGAGGCCGCGCGTCGGCGCGAGGTCCGCCGCGCTGTGGGCGGTGGCCACGCTGCTCGGCCTGGGTCTCGTCGCGCCGCTCTACCTGTTGATGCGTCCCTCACGCGCGCCGGCGTGGGGGATCCTCGAAATCCTGGCGCTCACGCTGTTCTTCACGATGATCGTCCCGCTCATCGGCCAATTGCTTCACGTCCGCGCCGCCGGTGCGCCGCCGCTTCCGACGATCGCCGCGCTCGCGGTGCTCCAGAACGCGGTGTTCGCCGCCGCTGCCGTCTACGTCGCGCGCGTCAAGTACCGCCTCCCGCTCGCCGCGCTTGGCCTCACGATCGGTGCCTGGTCGCAGCGGCTCCGCCAGGGCGCGATCGCCGCGGCGGCCGGCATCGCGGCGAACAGCGTGGGGCAGAGCGCCACCGTGGCCGCGCTCGCGATCTGGATGGGGCGCCAGGCCGCAAACGACCTCGTGGTGCGCGACGAGGTCCACACGCCGGTGTACCGCATCCTACCGCAGCTTCATCAACGCGGCGAGATCGCCGTCCTCGCGGTGCTGGTCGGCATCGTCGTGCCGATCGGCGAGGAGATCTTCTTTCGGGGCCTCGCGTTCGGGGCGCTGCGCCGCGTGATGAACCGCCACCTCGCGGTACTGCTGAGCGCGTTGTTCTTCGCCGCAGCCCATCTCGAGCCGGTGGCGCTCGTGCCGATCGTGCTGCTCGGCGTGGTCCTCGCGTACACTTACGATTACACCGGCTCGCTCGCACCGGGCATGATCGCGCACGGCGTCAACAATCTCGCTGCGCTCTTCGTCTTCTACCAGAGCCCGACCCCGGGATCGTCGTAGCCGCCGCACACCCGCGGCGGAGAACCCGTACCGGGGGTCTGCGCGCCGGCAAAGAGAGTTTTGGCCGTGCACCCGCCGTCGACAACCTCTCCGAGGCGGTCCCCACGCAGCCAGCTCCGACCAGGTGTCCCCACGGCACACGAAACGGCTTACGTACCGTTGCTTCCTTCCGGACCTGGCGGGGTTGGTAAGATCTCGTTGCGCGGGACCCGATCCTCCTCACCGCTTACGTAGGCCGGTTCCTCAGAGACGAGGCCTCGGGCGGGAGTTCAGCCCCGCTGTAGCGGGTTGCGGGTACAGGGAACCGCTAGCTCCCCGCCTAGCACGGCCACCAGCAGTATAACACACGGGGCGCGCTGTGCCCGGCGCGTCCCACCGGGTCTTAACTGCGGCCAACAGGGCGGCGCGCGTATCTGGGTCGGGCCGCCACGCTACGGCGGCGGTGACGACGGAGGGCTCGTCGAACCCGCGGCGGCGCGCAGCGCCTCGCCCCGCCGCCGCGATTCCCGCGCGTACCTGAGGGTCCACAGAATCAGCGCGATCGTGACGCCGTTGGATACAATCGGGCCGACGACCAGCATCCGCGGGATCGACAGGCTCAGCACCAGCAAGACCTTGAGCGCAAACTCGCCGACCCACCCCACGCCCCACACCGTGGTCATGATCCGAAACACCCGGCGTGCGCCCGCCCGCTGCCAGAGCGCGTTGAACTCGGCAACGCGCACCGGATCGTGTCCCGTGCTGAAGTCGCGGCCGATAAAGAACAACAG is a window of bacterium DNA encoding:
- a CDS encoding ribonuclease H-like YkuK family protein yields the protein MEFVSPTYGRLSFERMFQQLVGYMQEQPDQRYHLIIGTDSLLGDDTCFVTAVVVHRVGRGGRYFYHKFRNRKIESLRQRILYETSLSLETASQLSAELAKNGYSELPVEIHLDVGDRGETKRVIREVVGMVQGSGYAAVTKPDSYGASKVADRETGKSSPRARTAVRRPAALKGSAAGE
- the recR gene encoding recombination mediator RecR; this encodes MFTYAPPLARLIEELGKLPTVGPKTAQRLAFHMLSMSAQDAEALAEAILECKRRIRHCSVCGNITEADPCALCTNPQRDRSVICVVEDARDIAAMERTREFKGVYHVLQGAISPLDGIGPDDLRITELLHRVSTGEVCEVIVATNPRVEGEATALYLSKVLKPLGVRVTRIAHGLPVGGDLEYADEVTLARALEGRREL
- a CDS encoding YbaB/EbfC family nucleoid-associated protein, which codes for MFNMQKMLKQVQKVQEEMARVQEALSGERVEGTAGGGVVRAIANGHGDLVSITIDPSVVDPSDVSMLEDLVVAASGEALRKARDLAAERMKAVTGGLQIPGLPGPGA
- the dnaX gene encoding DNA polymerase III subunit gamma/tau, encoding MSHVSFYRKWRPQTFEDVFGQERVTRTLQNAIASNRIVHAYLFCGYRGTGKTTTARLLAKALNCERGPTPTPCNVCANCRAISEGASLDVIEIDAASNRGIDEIRDLREKISRVPVGSRYNVYIIDEAHMLTTEAANALLKTLEEPPAHAVLVLVTTEPHRLPPTITSRTQRFDFKRIPQATIVDRLRAIATSEGFTVEEDALHLIARSADGALRDAESLLDQLSAFCQGTVTTADVLAVLGVIEEEVTQELADAIIGGDGARCLVIAARVIDEGRDVRQILRSLIEQFRDLLVVAVVDEPRGVVETSDARLASLRAQSARLAPAAIIQKIRMLAAAEAEARLTTQPRIALEMALLRVSRPEMDPTLDGLTARVEALERRRDRPAGDGAAAPPRSEGPATGAPSSGDDAGQGRRGGASRSAAPRTAGAPRRDPSRSDAGADSTGAVEESQASASAGSRSDPAGARGAAAPEPPGAGASPGQVAARDAASEGGVSFELLRARWGHVMEEVKQRTRTVHAFLLESTPRELSGTELVLAVRHRFHMESLQDLKTRRIVEDALARVFGAPMRVRFTLDDTPPPAQEVPPEAPGAADDVLVSEAVRRFGNPVQEVRRPE
- a CDS encoding CPBP family intramembrane glutamic endopeptidase, producing MLALVSLTIAVGIFFDARPRVGARSAALWAVATLLGLGLVAPLYLLMRPSRAPAWGILEILALTLFFTMIVPLIGQLLHVRAAGAPPLPTIAALAVLQNAVFAAAAVYVARVKYRLPLAALGLTIGAWSQRLRQGAIAAAAGIAANSVGQSATVAALAIWMGRQAANDLVVRDEVHTPVYRILPQLHQRGEIAVLAVLVGIVVPIGEEIFFRGLAFGALRRVMNRHLAVLLSALFFAAAHLEPVALVPIVLLGVVLAYTYDYTGSLAPGMIAHGVNNLAALFVFYQSPTPGSS